From the Carya illinoinensis cultivar Pawnee chromosome 4, C.illinoinensisPawnee_v1, whole genome shotgun sequence genome, one window contains:
- the LOC122307175 gene encoding E3 ubiquitin-protein ligase RGLG3-like, with amino-acid sequence MIFCGALVQLQQSGRPGREHGSEMICSTDLCGDYTRSVTSDDEDDHVCPICLTNPKNLAFGCGHPTCKDCGVNLSLCPMCREPITTRLRLFT; translated from the exons ATGATATTTTGTGGAGCACTTGTGCAGCTGCAACAAAGTGGCCGGCCGGGAAGAGAGCATGGATCGGAGATGATCTGTAGTACTGACTTGTGTGGGGACTATACGAGATCAGTAACttctgatgatgaagatgacCAT GTCTGCCCCATTTGCCTGACAAATCCAAAGAACCTTGCTTTTGGATGTGGTCATCCG ACTTGCAAGGATTGCGGTGTGAACCTATCATTGTGCCCCATGTGTCGGGAGCCCATAACAACACGCCTGCGACTCTTTACTTGA